Proteins encoded together in one Anaerococcus murdochii window:
- the ffh gene encoding signal recognition particle protein, with amino-acid sequence MVFESLSDRLQAALGKLTGKGKLNEKDIDTAMREIRLSLLEADVNYKVVKDFVKTIKERSLGADVMNSLSPGQMVVKIVNEELTELMGKENSRLALKGGTPHMVMMVGLQGSGKTTHSGKLVKMLKKENRNPMLAALDIYRPAAIEQLKVVGKQADTFVFEKGKEDPVKIAKEAKDYARINNYDTVILDTAGRLQIDTDLMDELKAIKEEVKPDEILLVVDAMTGQEAVNVAKSFDDYLDITGVILTKLDGDARGGAALSIRQAVGKPIKFIGVGEKLDDLEPFYPDRMASRILGMGDVLSLIEKAEAQFSLENARELEAKMREQTYSLDDFMEQIQQIKNMGPLEDLLAMIPGVNSKMLKGVNVDDAGFDKIEALINSMTKEERDKPEIIGKSRKTRIANGSGVDVRELNKLLKQFKELKKMMKKMNGLQKKAKKGRGFPKMPFF; translated from the coding sequence ATGGTTTTTGAAAGCCTTTCAGATAGACTCCAAGCAGCACTTGGAAAGCTAACGGGAAAAGGAAAATTAAACGAAAAAGATATAGACACTGCTATGAGAGAAATAAGATTATCCCTTCTTGAAGCAGATGTTAACTACAAGGTTGTAAAAGACTTTGTAAAGACTATTAAGGAAAGATCACTTGGGGCTGACGTGATGAATTCACTTTCTCCAGGACAGATGGTAGTTAAAATCGTAAACGAAGAGCTAACAGAGCTTATGGGTAAGGAAAACTCTAGGCTTGCCTTAAAAGGTGGCACACCTCATATGGTGATGATGGTTGGTCTTCAAGGTTCTGGTAAGACTACTCATTCTGGTAAACTTGTAAAAATGCTAAAAAAGGAAAATAGAAATCCTATGTTAGCAGCCCTTGATATCTACAGACCCGCAGCCATTGAACAATTAAAGGTCGTAGGTAAACAAGCAGATACCTTTGTATTTGAAAAGGGCAAGGAAGATCCTGTAAAAATTGCCAAAGAGGCAAAGGATTATGCAAGAATCAATAATTATGATACAGTAATCCTCGATACAGCAGGTAGGCTTCAGATAGATACAGACCTTATGGATGAACTTAAGGCTATCAAAGAAGAAGTAAAACCTGATGAAATCCTCTTGGTTGTGGATGCTATGACAGGTCAAGAAGCGGTAAATGTAGCCAAATCCTTTGATGATTACCTAGATATAACAGGAGTCATCCTCACCAAATTAGACGGTGACGCAAGGGGCGGTGCTGCTTTATCAATCAGACAAGCCGTAGGCAAACCTATCAAATTTATAGGTGTAGGTGAAAAACTTGACGATTTAGAGCCTTTCTATCCAGACAGGATGGCAAGTAGGATCCTTGGAATGGGTGATGTACTTTCGCTAATAGAGAAGGCTGAAGCACAATTTTCCTTAGAAAATGCTAGGGAACTCGAAGCAAAAATGAGGGAACAGACCTATAGTTTGGATGACTTTATGGAACAAATCCAACAGATAAAAAATATGGGTCCCCTTGAAGACTTACTAGCAATGATACCAGGAGTTAACTCAAAGATGCTCAAAGGTGTCAATGTGGATGATGCAGGTTTTGATAAAATCGAAGCCCTCATAAATTCCATGACTAAGGAAGAAAGAGATAAGCCTGAAATTATTGGCAAGAGCAGAAAAACCAGGATTGCAAATGGTTCTGGAGTGGATGTCCGTGAACTTAATAAGCTATTAAAGCAATTTAAAGAGCTTAAGAAGATGATGAAAAAAATGAACGGACTACAGAAAAAAGCAAAAAAAGGCAGAGGCTTTCCAAAGATGCCTTTCTTTTAA
- the ylxM gene encoding YlxM family DNA-binding protein yields MEKIVKVAQLYDMYGPLLNEKQRDVINCYYNEDLSLQEIADNDGRSKQAISDMINRSVDKLFEFENELSLLKSKTELKASLFEIRELIESSNNKEAIQKLTEIIENI; encoded by the coding sequence ATGGAGAAAATAGTAAAAGTAGCCCAGCTGTACGATATGTATGGCCCACTTCTAAATGAAAAGCAAAGAGATGTTATAAATTGCTACTACAACGAAGATTTATCCCTTCAAGAGATTGCTGACAATGACGGTAGATCAAAGCAAGCAATTTCAGATATGATTAATAGGAGTGTGGATAAATTATTTGAGTTTGAAAATGAGCTTTCTTTACTAAAAAGCAAGACTGAACTTAAGGCTTCTCTTTTTGAAATAAGAGAGCTGATTGAAAGTTCAAATAATAAAGAAGCAATTCAAAAGTTAACAGAAATAATTGAAAATATTTAG
- a CDS encoding S1C family serine protease codes for MSNRSYKKSGGRFSSFASALIGAIIGGFVVYFLLVAPQSNKKEISENKTQVETRQDYTKPIDIKENESMESVVVKKSIDSVVGINTVSKVTRQSFFGPQSGYVEGIGSGSIVSEDGYIVTNSHVVSDGEAKEINVLFNNGETAPAELVWNDASLDLAIIKVDENNKNLKAIDIGDSDEIGVGDRVVAIGNPLGFQLQSTVTSGIISGLNRSVSFNTGVQMDGLMQTDAAINSGNSGGALLNSRGQLIGINTAKAGNSDGIGFAIPINTVKPVIDKIRENGKFDSVYLGITGQSLDYLRQLQYLKDNIKVKSGIYVVSVFTDDSPIKEGDVIKEIDGKPVKDMGALKKLLLAYNLGDTVKLTIERDGKEEEINFKFTVDSSNVDEYKSARPNESKEKQEEKSNPFFNLP; via the coding sequence ATGAGTAATAGATCTTATAAAAAATCTGGCGGAAGATTTTCATCTTTTGCTTCAGCTTTAATTGGTGCTATCATTGGTGGATTTGTTGTTTATTTTTTACTAGTTGCGCCTCAGTCAAATAAAAAAGAAATTAGTGAAAATAAAACCCAAGTTGAAACAAGGCAAGATTATACCAAACCAATAGACATTAAGGAAAATGAGTCTATGGAGTCTGTTGTGGTTAAAAAGTCAATTGATTCTGTGGTTGGTATCAATACAGTGTCAAAGGTGACTAGACAGTCATTTTTTGGACCTCAATCAGGTTATGTAGAAGGTATTGGTTCTGGATCAATCGTAAGTGAAGATGGCTATATTGTGACAAATTCACATGTTGTTAGCGATGGGGAAGCCAAGGAGATTAACGTCTTATTTAATAATGGCGAAACTGCTCCGGCAGAACTTGTTTGGAACGATGCATCTTTAGACCTTGCTATAATTAAGGTTGACGAAAATAATAAAAACCTAAAGGCAATTGATATCGGAGATTCTGATGAAATAGGCGTTGGAGATAGGGTAGTCGCAATTGGTAACCCACTTGGTTTTCAACTTCAATCCACTGTCACATCTGGTATTATTTCTGGTCTTAATAGGTCAGTTTCCTTTAATACAGGAGTTCAAATGGATGGCTTAATGCAAACAGATGCAGCCATTAACTCTGGTAACTCAGGTGGTGCCCTTCTAAATTCAAGGGGCCAACTAATAGGAATCAACACAGCTAAGGCTGGAAACAGCGATGGGATTGGTTTTGCTATTCCAATTAATACTGTAAAACCAGTTATAGATAAAATTAGGGAAAATGGCAAGTTTGACTCAGTCTACCTTGGCATAACCGGTCAATCCCTTGATTACCTAAGGCAATTACAATACCTAAAAGACAATATCAAGGTAAAAAGTGGAATCTATGTTGTAAGCGTATTTACAGATGATAGCCCAATCAAGGAAGGCGATGTAATTAAGGAAATAGACGGAAAACCTGTAAAAGACATGGGAGCATTAAAGAAACTTCTCTTAGCCTACAATCTTGGTGATACAGTTAAATTAACTATAGAAAGAGATGGCAAGGAAGAGGAAATTAACTTTAAATTTACAGTAGATTCGTCAAATGTAGATGAATATAAGTCTGCAAGACCAAATGAATCCAAAGAAAAACAGGAAGAAAAATCAAATCCATTTTTCAATCTTCCATAA
- the msrB gene encoding peptide-methionine (R)-S-oxide reductase MsrB gives MKSKKILISFLFLMLIFIGIRVFGNKDSNSPRDENTEIKAKDLASLKNRGEIYLAGGCFWGVEGYFKKIPGVIDTSVGYANGKTDDTTYEKIGKTDHSETVKITYDQDKLSLQGILEYYFRIIDPTSINKQGNDVGRQYRTGIYYTDENDRLIIDELIRQKQENFEKKIAVEVKPLKNFVLAEDYHQDYLDKNPGGYCHINISLAEKPLESNKIDKNTKELKEKLTKNQYKVTQENETERPFSSEYDDFYQPGIYVDVVTGEPLFSSKDKYDAGCGWPSFTKPIDSNINYKNDKTYGMERVEVRSKKGDSHLGHVFNDGPTDKSGARYCINGAALRFVPLSKMEEEGYGAYIDKVK, from the coding sequence ATGAAGTCGAAAAAAATATTGATTTCCTTTTTGTTCTTAATGTTGATCTTTATAGGAATAAGGGTTTTTGGGAATAAAGACAGTAATTCTCCTAGAGATGAAAATACAGAAATAAAAGCTAAAGACCTAGCAAGCCTTAAGAATAGGGGAGAAATATATTTGGCTGGAGGTTGCTTTTGGGGCGTTGAAGGATATTTTAAGAAAATCCCAGGTGTTATTGACACAAGTGTTGGCTACGCCAATGGTAAAACAGATGATACTACTTATGAAAAAATAGGAAAGACAGACCACAGCGAAACTGTAAAAATCACCTATGATCAAGATAAGCTGTCCCTACAAGGGATCCTAGAATATTATTTTAGGATAATTGACCCTACATCTATAAATAAGCAAGGCAATGATGTGGGCAGGCAATATAGGACTGGGATTTACTACACAGATGAAAATGATAGGCTCATTATTGATGAGCTTATAAGGCAAAAACAAGAAAATTTTGAAAAGAAAATTGCTGTAGAAGTTAAGCCTTTAAAGAATTTTGTCTTGGCAGAAGACTATCACCAAGACTACTTGGATAAAAATCCTGGAGGTTATTGTCATATCAATATTTCTTTGGCAGAAAAGCCTTTAGAATCAAATAAAATTGATAAAAATACAAAGGAATTAAAAGAAAAACTTACAAAAAATCAGTACAAGGTGACACAGGAAAATGAAACTGAAAGGCCTTTTTCTTCTGAATATGATGATTTTTACCAACCTGGTATCTACGTTGATGTGGTAACTGGTGAGCCACTCTTTTCTTCAAAAGATAAGTACGATGCAGGTTGTGGCTGGCCATCCTTTACAAAACCAATTGATTCTAATATCAACTACAAGAATGATAAGACCTACGGTATGGAAAGGGTGGAAGTAAGGAGTAAAAAAGGCGATTCTCACCTAGGTCACGTATTTAATGATGGTCCAACGGATAAGAGCGGTGCCAGGTATTGCATAAACGGCGCAGCTTTAAGATTTGTTCCCCTTAGCAAGATGGAAGAAGAAGGCTACGGAGCCTATATTGATAAGGTAAAATAA
- the ltrA gene encoding group II intron reverse transcriptase/maturase — protein sequence MKETNHGKDCRKSTRLIKDNSESENKLAGHSHDKINSKENTKNELIEKILHRDNLNEAFKRVKSNKGTAGIDGITTEELLEHLKENKDKILGQIRARKYKPKAVKRVQIPKSNGKKRNLGIPTTTDRVIQQAIAQILSPIYENKFSENSYGFRPNRNAHDALKRIKEIAEEGYTWVVDLDLEKYFDTVNQSKLIQILSEEIKDGDVISLIHKYLKSGIMIDEIKVKSDKGVPQGGPLSPLLANIYLNEADQELEKWGYKFVRYADDMLIFARNRKAAERYYKRVKKLLEGKLKLKVNEEKTSIRKLSQTKYLGYGFYHNNGTQLKVHKESLKKLTAKLKAVTSRSNALGYRQRRIKINQIIRGWIQYFKLANMRNHLQKLDEWLRRRIRMCAWKSWKKIKTKFTNLVKLGTTKYQAWQWANTRKSYWRIAKSPVLNRALNNKRIAERGYISLVSYYNKVHIKL from the coding sequence ATGAAAGAAACTAATCATGGCAAAGACTGTAGAAAATCAACCAGACTAATCAAAGATAACTCGGAAAGTGAAAATAAATTAGCTGGACACAGTCATGATAAGATTAACTCAAAAGAAAATACCAAAAATGAACTAATTGAGAAAATACTCCATCGAGACAACCTAAATGAAGCCTTTAAAAGAGTAAAATCCAACAAAGGTACAGCAGGAATAGATGGAATAACAACAGAAGAACTCCTAGAACATCTAAAAGAAAACAAAGATAAAATACTAGGACAAATAAGAGCGAGGAAATACAAGCCCAAAGCAGTAAAAAGAGTACAAATACCAAAATCAAATGGTAAGAAACGAAATCTAGGAATACCCACAACAACAGATAGGGTAATACAACAAGCAATAGCACAAATACTAAGCCCAATATATGAAAATAAATTCTCAGAAAACAGCTATGGATTTAGACCAAATAGAAATGCACATGATGCCCTAAAAAGGATAAAAGAAATAGCAGAAGAAGGATACACTTGGGTAGTAGACTTAGACCTAGAAAAATACTTCGACACAGTAAACCAATCCAAACTCATACAAATCCTATCAGAAGAAATAAAAGATGGAGATGTAATATCCTTAATACACAAATATCTAAAATCAGGAATAATGATAGATGAAATAAAAGTAAAATCAGACAAAGGAGTCCCACAAGGCGGTCCCCTAAGTCCATTACTCGCAAACATCTACCTAAATGAAGCTGACCAAGAACTTGAAAAATGGGGATACAAATTTGTAAGATATGCAGACGACATGCTAATATTTGCAAGAAATAGAAAAGCAGCCGAAAGATACTACAAAAGAGTCAAAAAGCTGTTAGAAGGAAAATTAAAGCTTAAAGTCAATGAGGAAAAGACCTCAATAAGAAAATTAAGCCAAACAAAATATCTAGGATATGGATTTTACCATAACAACGGAACCCAATTAAAAGTACACAAAGAAAGCCTAAAGAAACTAACGGCAAAACTAAAAGCAGTAACAAGCAGAAGTAATGCACTAGGCTATAGGCAAAGAAGAATAAAAATCAACCAAATCATAAGAGGATGGATACAATATTTCAAACTAGCAAATATGAGAAATCATCTTCAGAAACTAGACGAATGGTTAAGAAGAAGAATCAGAATGTGTGCATGGAAAAGCTGGAAGAAAATTAAAACTAAATTTACAAACTTAGTAAAACTAGGTACAACAAAATATCAAGCTTGGCAATGGGCAAATACACGCAAATCCTATTGGAGAATAGCCAAAAGCCCAGTATTAAACAGAGCTCTAAACAACAAAAGAATAGCTGAAAGGGGCTATATATCCCTAGTCAGCTATTACAATAAAGTTCATATTAAATTGTAG
- a CDS encoding tetratricopeptide repeat protein, whose amino-acid sequence MGILDGYFIKYTDRLAYIELKEESPNEDLKGISLPIYMEDMKEGIQSGDFASEINLEIILEAMLLNIAIDPNFVYRKDYEKILKKYLKNLGDYTANKSVNYEETDRTKALLMARAGYILEAENKYNAYLYARLLWPIAYEDDGEYQNAFVKEALRILQEILKHDENFKLSYYELGNIYANLGEYIKARSYYNNALRLTDDEMAKNDIRNKLMTIDDNAEIEQALYYIGKSNYDQAVRTLTKLLSKTKRADAYYYLGVAYQNLGQYENSIMAFENSLDLNADFRELYNDYAISLYLNKKEIEALGIIGQGLKKYPQDPRMTYNKIQINLVLGNKEKAKEDIEELLTYDDLTEEIKENLQIIKTHYKL is encoded by the coding sequence ATGGGTATTTTAGACGGATACTTTATAAAATATACAGATAGGCTTGCCTATATAGAATTAAAAGAAGAAAGTCCAAACGAGGACCTCAAAGGGATATCCCTTCCTATATATATGGAAGATATGAAAGAAGGAATCCAGTCTGGAGATTTTGCAAGCGAGATAAATCTAGAAATAATTCTAGAAGCCATGCTATTAAATATAGCCATTGATCCTAATTTTGTATATAGGAAAGACTACGAAAAGATTCTAAAGAAATATCTCAAAAACCTTGGCGATTATACAGCCAATAAGTCAGTAAACTACGAAGAAACTGACAGAACCAAGGCACTTTTAATGGCAAGGGCAGGATATATTTTAGAGGCGGAAAATAAATACAATGCCTATTTATATGCCAGACTCCTTTGGCCAATCGCCTATGAAGATGACGGAGAGTACCAAAATGCCTTTGTAAAAGAAGCTTTAAGAATTCTTCAAGAAATCCTAAAACATGATGAAAACTTCAAGCTTTCATATTATGAACTGGGAAATATCTACGCTAATCTCGGAGAGTACATCAAGGCTAGGTCATATTATAATAATGCCTTAAGGCTAACAGATGACGAAATGGCCAAAAATGACATCAGAAATAAGCTAATGACTATTGATGATAATGCAGAAATAGAACAAGCCCTCTATTATATAGGAAAAAGCAATTATGACCAGGCAGTAAGAACCCTAACAAAACTCCTATCAAAAACAAAAAGGGCAGATGCATATTATTATCTAGGAGTAGCCTATCAAAACCTTGGCCAATATGAAAATTCAATAATGGCCTTTGAAAACTCCCTAGACCTAAATGCAGACTTCAGGGAGCTATACAACGACTATGCCATAAGCTTGTATTTAAATAAAAAAGAAATAGAAGCCTTAGGAATCATAGGACAAGGACTTAAAAAATATCCACAAGACCCAAGGATGACCTACAACAAGATACAAATAAATCTTGTTTTGGGAAATAAGGAAAAGGCCAAAGAAGATATAGAAGAACTCCTAACTTATGATGACCTAACAGAAGAGATAAAAGAAAACCTTCAAATCATAAAAACACACTACAAATTATAA
- the argS gene encoding arginine--tRNA ligase, whose protein sequence is MKDYKEIIAEKLEGKELGLSKDEIYQLIEIPPQEDMGDYSFPCFQLAKTLRKNPAQIATELVGALDFEDFAEVKNVGPYINFFLDRKKFENQVINTIIEKKENFGKSDMGKGKTAIVEFSSVNIAKPFHIGHIRSTVIGDALRNIHEFLGYNTIATNYIGDYGTQFGTMIAAYKLWGDDDKLNANPIQELLNLYVRYNTEASENEEMMEVARQEFKNLEEGEEEATRLWSWFKEISFNEFDRVYKLLDIEFDNYKGEACYSEYMPAILEELKEKNLLVESDGAQIIDLSEFDLPPSIIIKSNGSSAYITRDIATAINRKKEYNFDENLYVVATQQNLHFQQLWRILELMGYDLYKGCKHISFGMVSLKDQTLSTRKGQVVFLEDVLNKAIDKTREIMENRDDAVENIDEVSRIVGIGAVKFQELYNNRIKDYVFDWDEVLNFDGETGPYVQYTYARAKSVLRKAGIDEIKSLDIEKITSDEEFTLVKKLAGFEDVVVKAKEKYEPSLITRHLTDIAKSFNKFYNSSKIMVEDEKLKEERLALAYVTAIVIKTALGLLGIRTVEKM, encoded by the coding sequence ATGAAAGATTACAAAGAAATTATTGCTGAAAAATTAGAAGGCAAAGAATTAGGCCTATCTAAAGATGAGATTTACCAATTAATAGAAATTCCACCTCAAGAAGACATGGGAGATTATTCCTTCCCTTGTTTCCAACTTGCAAAAACTTTAAGGAAAAATCCAGCCCAAATAGCGACAGAACTTGTTGGTGCCTTAGATTTTGAAGATTTTGCTGAGGTTAAAAACGTTGGCCCTTATATAAACTTTTTCTTAGATAGGAAAAAATTCGAAAACCAAGTTATAAACACAATCATAGAGAAAAAAGAAAACTTCGGAAAATCTGACATGGGTAAGGGAAAGACTGCAATTGTAGAATTTTCTTCAGTAAATATTGCAAAGCCATTCCACATTGGCCACATCAGGTCAACTGTAATCGGCGATGCTCTTAGAAATATCCACGAATTTTTGGGTTATAATACCATAGCAACCAACTATATAGGTGATTACGGCACCCAATTTGGAACCATGATTGCAGCCTATAAGCTTTGGGGAGATGACGATAAATTAAATGCCAACCCAATTCAAGAACTTTTAAACCTCTACGTTAGGTATAATACAGAGGCTAGCGAAAACGAAGAAATGATGGAAGTAGCCCGTCAAGAATTTAAAAACCTCGAAGAAGGCGAAGAAGAAGCTACTAGACTTTGGTCTTGGTTTAAGGAAATTTCCTTCAATGAATTTGATAGGGTTTATAAACTCCTTGATATAGAATTTGATAACTACAAGGGCGAGGCTTGTTATTCAGAATATATGCCAGCGATTTTAGAAGAACTAAAGGAGAAAAACCTCCTTGTAGAATCTGATGGGGCACAAATTATAGATCTTTCAGAGTTTGATCTTCCACCATCAATAATAATCAAGTCAAATGGCTCATCTGCTTATATAACAAGAGATATTGCAACAGCCATCAACAGAAAAAAAGAATACAACTTTGATGAAAACCTCTACGTTGTAGCCACTCAACAAAACTTACACTTCCAACAACTTTGGAGAATCCTTGAACTAATGGGATATGACCTTTATAAGGGATGCAAACACATCTCCTTTGGTATGGTAAGTCTAAAAGACCAAACCCTATCAACAAGAAAGGGCCAAGTTGTATTCTTAGAGGATGTACTAAATAAAGCTATAGATAAGACACGTGAAATCATGGAAAATCGTGATGATGCGGTTGAAAATATCGATGAAGTTTCAAGAATAGTAGGTATTGGAGCTGTTAAATTCCAAGAATTATACAACAACAGGATTAAGGACTATGTTTTCGACTGGGATGAGGTATTAAACTTTGATGGTGAAACAGGACCTTACGTTCAATACACCTATGCAAGGGCAAAATCCGTCCTAAGAAAGGCTGGTATTGACGAAATCAAATCACTTGATATTGAAAAAATCACAAGCGATGAAGAGTTTACCTTAGTTAAAAAACTAGCTGGCTTTGAAGATGTGGTTGTAAAAGCGAAGGAAAAATACGAACCATCACTTATCACAAGACACTTAACAGACATAGCTAAGAGCTTTAATAAATTCTACAACTCATCAAAAATCATGGTAGAAGACGAAAAATTAAAGGAAGAAAGACTAGCCCTAGCCTATGTAACAGCAATAGTAATCAAAACAGCCCTAGGCCTACTTGGAATTAGAACTGTGGAGAAGATGTAA